One genomic segment of Drosophila melanogaster chromosome 3L includes these proteins:
- the armi gene encoding armitage, isoform B: MFTYVSKFFTNPDRNREDILESLDRENSFLDQKLMEEKMDQQLKANPNEINGVLSNKIAELTHGLSEMDVSKESSCTARKGVITSLDGDRGVIDKDVLFETKVAEDIILDLHVGCVVEYLTFTTGEAMRVVKVKSILEHSWEDTSQKEIEKAVDNLKNEKPTFFNTETRSVLGLISQRLASSIDVETEYGQLTVELDNIEMNFIPTNGDRVRLECNIQLDDGFVDKQGEILEVTKLFPTRIQEGEKCIVERVYVHMVVLGPETYILKTDLPTGTDLHLGDIVLADLIECQYSKFTRRAIKITPLEKNFGATKLTQQSSMGSSGSGKAVTVTGVNRFITAELWQKESVSLKLTNNLNRTLRLESITVCNDSESQLSVVSPLESKEISSGSEITVTFEIHTQFLGEAIEKYVLNFDLLKVRRVFTVIVCKTKEEVAEAEKRMIAAEALMAPGRNSQERSRFYANQVWCNKVDVIPGQQIVTKRRFVALRLGCFEVPKELRQICLTSERRQEMIKAIEQHYSFLTEPLSIKTYMHRFRLLLHLEEIECFVNFRNYDRDRAHFLRDGEFLTLQIENLAERRPSLVIGDTLRVINPWSDPDSQTTKSYEGIIHKVLFDRILLKFHSSFQEKYNGEDYRLEFYFSRYSFRKQHHAISKIVGVMGEDFLFPSKVTKRENPQLDVYMKDDDMYLYDSKLEWYNQSLNSIQKRAVFNILRGEAENIPYVLFGPPGSGKTMTLIETLLQLVRNLPGARILVGTPSNSSADLVTKRLIDSKALLQGDFIRLVSYNQVEKDLIPPEIMSYCATSDVGAVGSCEDKMMVTESGLKLRCQAKFIGTHRITISTCTTLGNFLQLGFPAGHFTHVLFDEAGQCTEPETMVPIVMLTKKRSQVVLSGDPRQLQSIVTSRIASKMGFSISFLERLLERSPYRKDLQRFPESSGYNPLVLTKLLYNYRALPSIMSIYSRLFYDDELIPVLSEKDSRESRLLSKLRCVFESEKDIPQAHGTFFYGIIGENRQNNDSPSWFNPQEVREVFLMTIALYRANVTADQIGIITPYQKQVKMLRSMFIGTDVVMPKIGSVEEFQGQERDIILISTVRSSEEILRMDARFSLGFVRCSKRLNVAVSRARAMMIIFGNPHLLAVDECWRQLILFCVKNNAYFGCDLPQMVINQKDEVPVCLETFVPSLNTTDDLN; encoded by the exons atgttcaCATACGTTAGCAAGTTTTTCACGAACCCGGATCGTAACCGGGAGGATATTCTGGAAAGTTTGGATCGGGAGAATAGCTTTTTAGACCAAAAACTAATGGAGGAGAAGATGGATCAACAGCTTAAGGCGAATCCAAACGAAATTAATGGGGTTTTAAGTAACAAGATCGCTGAGCTTACGCATGGACTTTCGGAAATGGACGTGAGTAAAGAAAGTTCCTGCACCGCCAGAAAGGGAGTGATCACCAGTCTAGACGGCGATCGGGGAGTCATCGACAAAGACGTTTTATTCGAAACGAAGGTGGCAGAGGATATCATCTTGGATCTACACGTCGGATGTGTAGTGGAATATTTGACTTTTACAACGGGGGAAGCCATGCGGGTGGTCAAGGTGAAGAGTATCCTTGAGCATTCCTGGGAGGACACAAGCCAAAAGGAG ATTGAAAAAGCTGTAGACAACCTGAAGAACGAAAAGCCGACATTCTTTAACACCGAAACAAGGAGCGTTTTGGGTCTGATTAGCCAGCGTCTGGCATCTTCCATAGACGTCGAAACGGAATACGGACAGCTGACCGTCGAGCTAGACAATATCGAGATGAACTTCATCCCAACGAATGGAGATCGAGTGCGCCTAGAGtgcaacattcagctggatgacggTTTCGTGGACAAACAGGGAGAAATCCTAGAGGTGACAAAGTTGTTTCCCACCCGCATTCAGGAAGGTGAAAAGTGCATTGTGGAGCGCGTGTACGTGCACATGGTTGTGCTGGGTCCGGAAACCTACATTTTAAAGACAGACTTGCCTACAGGCACGGATCTTCATCTGGGCGACATTGTGCTCGCCGATCTCATCGAGTGCCAGTAT TCCAAATTTACGAGACGCGCCATTAAGATTACTCCGCTGGAGAAAAATTTTGGGGCTACCAAGCTGACTCAGCAGAGCAGTATGGGATCATCCGGCAGTGGAAAAGCAGTGACGGTGACTGGTGTAAATCGTTTCATCACCGCAGAGCTCTGGCAAAAGGAGAGCGTATCTTTAAAGCTGACCAACAATCTAAACCGCACTTTGCGCCTGGAGAGCATCACCGTCTGCAATGACAGTGAGTCTCAGTTGAGCGTGGTCAGCCCTCTCGAATCAAAGGAAATATCCAGCGGCTCCGAAATAACGGTGACCTTTGAGATCCATACGCAGTTCCTGGGGGAAGCAATCGAAAAGTACGTGCTGAATTTCGATCTACTCAAGGTGAGGCGCGTCTTCACGGTGATCGTGTGCAAAACCAAGGAGGAAGTCGCTGAAGCTGAGAAACGTATGATAGCAGCTGAAGCTTTGATGGCACCCGGTCGTAACAGCCAGGAGAGGTCCCGGTTCTATGCCAACCAAGTTTGGTGCAACAAGGTGGATGTAATCCCGGGACAACAAATTGTTACCAAGCGCAGATTTGTTGCTCTGCGTTTGGGTTGCTTTGAA GTGCCCAAAGAATTGCGCCAAATTTGTTTGACTAGTGAACGGCGACAAGAGATGATCAAGGCCATCGAGCAGCACTATTCATTCCTCACGGAACCCCTAAGCATTAAAACCTATATGCACCGTTTCAGATTGCTCCTACACCTCGAGGAGATCGAGTGCTTCGTCAACTTTCGCAACTACGACAGAGACCGAGCACACTTTCTGCGTGACGGAGAGTTCCTCACGCTGCAGATCGAGAATCTAGCCGAGCGTCGACCGTCGCTGGTCATTGGCGATACACTGCGAGTCATTAATCCCTGGTCGGATCCCGATTCCCAGACCACCAAGTCATACGAGGGCATTATCCATAAGGTGCTCTTCGATCGCATTTTACTCAAATTCCATTCCAGTTTCCAGGAGAAATATAATGGCGAGGACTATCGACTAGAGTTCTATTTCTCACGCTACAGTTTTCGCAAGCAACACCATGCCATCTCCAAAATTGTAGGAGTAATGGGCGAGGATTTCTTGTTTCCCAGCAAAGTAACCAAGCGCGAGAATCCCCAGCTGGATGTTTATATGAAGGATGACGACATGTACTTGTACGATTCGAAATTAGAGTGGTATAATCAGTCGCTTAATTCCATCCAAAAACGTGCTGTTTTCAATATACTGCGCGGTGAAGCGGAGAACATTCCTTATGTGCTGTTTGGGCCTCCGGGCAGTGGAAAAACAATGACACTTATTGAGACACTACTCCAGTTGGTTAGGAATCTGCCTGGTGCCCGAATCTTGGTGGGAACGCCGTCGAACAGCTCAGCGGATTTGGTGACAAAGAGGCTCATCGATAGCAAAGCTTTGCTCCAGGGAGATTTCATTCGCCTCGTTTCGTACAATCAAGTGGAGAAAGACTTGATTCCTCCGGAAATAATGAGCTACTGCGCCACAAGTGATGTCGGTGCTGTGGGCAGTTGCGAGGACAAA ATGATGGTCACCGAATCGGGATTGAAGCTTCGCTGTCAAGCTAAGTTTATAGGTACTCATCGCATTACCATCTCCACCTGCACTACTTTGGGAAACTTTTTACAATTGGGGTTTCCAGCGGGCCATTTCACTCACGTGCTGTTCGATGAAGCTGGTCAATGCACCGAACCAGAAACAATGGTACCCATTGTAATGCTAACGAAGAAACGCTCTCAAGTTGTTCTCTCAGGTGATCCTCGCCAGCTGCAGTCTATTGTCACCAGTCGAATTGCCTCGAAAATGGGATTTTCCATATCCTTTCTGGAGAGATTGCTGGAACGGTCGCCGTATCGAAAAGATCTTCAGCGATTTCCCGAAAGCTCCGGCTACAATCCACTAGTGCTAACCAAATTGTTGTACAATTACCGAGCATTACCGTCGATTATGAGCATTTATAGCAGGCTATTCTACGATGACGAACTGATCCCAGTTCTTTCCGAAAAGGATTCAAGGGAATCTCGCCTACTAAGTAAACTGCGGTGTGTATTTGAGTCAGAAAAGGATATCCCTCAAGCGCACGGCACGTTCTTTTACGGAATCATTGGCGAAAACAGGCAAAATAACGATTCCCCTTCCTGGTTCAATCCCCAAGAGGTCAGGGAGGTGTTCCTAATGACCATCGCCCTGTACCGTGCCAATGTGACTGCCGATCAGATCGGTATAATCACGCCCTATCAGAAGCAGGTGAAGATGCTTCGGAGTATGTTCATTGGCACCGACGTGGTCATGCCGAAGATTGGATCCGTCGAGGAGTTTCAGGGACAG GAACGAGACATTATACTAATATCCACGGTGCGTTCATCAGAAGAGATCCTGCGCATGGATGCCCGCTTCTCCTTGGGATTCGTGCGTTGCAGCAAGCGACTTAACGTGGCCGTTTCCCGAGCACGTGCCATGATGATCATCTTCGGGAATCCCCATCTTCTGGCCGTCGACGAATGCTGGCGCCAGCTAATCCTGTTCTGTGTCAAAAATAACGCCTATTTTGGCTGTGATCTGCCTCAAATGGTGATAAATCAGAAAGATGAGGTCCCCGTTTGCTTGGAAACATTCGTGCCTTCACTGAATACTACAGATGATTTGAACTAA
- the armi gene encoding armitage, isoform C — MEEKMDQQLKANPNEINGVLSNKIAELTHGLSEMDVSKESSCTARKGVITSLDGDRGVIDKDVLFETKVAEDIILDLHVGCVVEYLTFTTGEAMRVVKVKSILEHSWEDTSQKEIEKAVDNLKNEKPTFFNTETRSVLGLISQRLASSIDVETEYGQLTVELDNIEMNFIPTNGDRVRLECNIQLDDGFVDKQGEILEVTKLFPTRIQEGEKCIVERVYVHMVVLGPETYILKTDLPTGTDLHLGDIVLADLIECQYSKFTRRAIKITPLEKNFGATKLTQQSSMGSSGSGKAVTVTGVNRFITAELWQKESVSLKLTNNLNRTLRLESITVCNDSESQLSVVSPLESKEISSGSEITVTFEIHTQFLGEAIEKYVLNFDLLKVRRVFTVIVCKTKEEVAEAEKRMIAAEALMAPGRNSQERSRFYANQVWCNKVDVIPGQQIVTKRRFVALRLGCFEVPKELRQICLTSERRQEMIKAIEQHYSFLTEPLSIKTYMHRFRLLLHLEEIECFVNFRNYDRDRAHFLRDGEFLTLQIENLAERRPSLVIGDTLRVINPWSDPDSQTTKSYEGIIHKVLFDRILLKFHSSFQEKYNGEDYRLEFYFSRYSFRKQHHAISKIVGVMGEDFLFPSKVTKRENPQLDVYMKDDDMYLYDSKLEWYNQSLNSIQKRAVFNILRGEAENIPYVLFGPPGSGKTMTLIETLLQLVRNLPGARILVGTPSNSSADLVTKRLIDSKALLQGDFIRLVSYNQVEKDLIPPEIMSYCATSDVGAVGSCEDKMMVTESGLKLRCQAKFIGTHRITISTCTTLGNFLQLGFPAGHFTHVLFDEAGQCTEPETMVPIVMLTKKRSQVVLSGDPRQLQSIVTSRIASKMGFSISFLERLLERSPYRKDLQRFPESSGYNPLVLTKLLYNYRALPSIMSIYSRLFYDDELIPVLSEKDSRESRLLSKLRCVFESEKDIPQAHGTFFYGIIGENRQNNDSPSWFNPQEVREVFLMTIALYRANVTADQIGIITPYQKQVKMLRSMFIGTDVVMPKIGSVEEFQGQERDIILISTVRSSEEILRMDARFSLGFVRCSKRLNVAVSRARAMMIIFGNPHLLAVDECWRQLILFCVKNNAYFGCDLPQMVINQKDEVPVCLETFVPSLNTTDDLN; from the exons ATGGAGGAGAAGATGGATCAACAGCTTAAGGCGAATCCAAACGAAATTAATGGGGTTTTAAGTAACAAGATCGCTGAGCTTACGCATGGACTTTCGGAAATGGACGTGAGTAAAGAAAGTTCCTGCACCGCCAGAAAGGGAGTGATCACCAGTCTAGACGGCGATCGGGGAGTCATCGACAAAGACGTTTTATTCGAAACGAAGGTGGCAGAGGATATCATCTTGGATCTACACGTCGGATGTGTAGTGGAATATTTGACTTTTACAACGGGGGAAGCCATGCGGGTGGTCAAGGTGAAGAGTATCCTTGAGCATTCCTGGGAGGACACAAGCCAAAAGGAG ATTGAAAAAGCTGTAGACAACCTGAAGAACGAAAAGCCGACATTCTTTAACACCGAAACAAGGAGCGTTTTGGGTCTGATTAGCCAGCGTCTGGCATCTTCCATAGACGTCGAAACGGAATACGGACAGCTGACCGTCGAGCTAGACAATATCGAGATGAACTTCATCCCAACGAATGGAGATCGAGTGCGCCTAGAGtgcaacattcagctggatgacggTTTCGTGGACAAACAGGGAGAAATCCTAGAGGTGACAAAGTTGTTTCCCACCCGCATTCAGGAAGGTGAAAAGTGCATTGTGGAGCGCGTGTACGTGCACATGGTTGTGCTGGGTCCGGAAACCTACATTTTAAAGACAGACTTGCCTACAGGCACGGATCTTCATCTGGGCGACATTGTGCTCGCCGATCTCATCGAGTGCCAGTAT TCCAAATTTACGAGACGCGCCATTAAGATTACTCCGCTGGAGAAAAATTTTGGGGCTACCAAGCTGACTCAGCAGAGCAGTATGGGATCATCCGGCAGTGGAAAAGCAGTGACGGTGACTGGTGTAAATCGTTTCATCACCGCAGAGCTCTGGCAAAAGGAGAGCGTATCTTTAAAGCTGACCAACAATCTAAACCGCACTTTGCGCCTGGAGAGCATCACCGTCTGCAATGACAGTGAGTCTCAGTTGAGCGTGGTCAGCCCTCTCGAATCAAAGGAAATATCCAGCGGCTCCGAAATAACGGTGACCTTTGAGATCCATACGCAGTTCCTGGGGGAAGCAATCGAAAAGTACGTGCTGAATTTCGATCTACTCAAGGTGAGGCGCGTCTTCACGGTGATCGTGTGCAAAACCAAGGAGGAAGTCGCTGAAGCTGAGAAACGTATGATAGCAGCTGAAGCTTTGATGGCACCCGGTCGTAACAGCCAGGAGAGGTCCCGGTTCTATGCCAACCAAGTTTGGTGCAACAAGGTGGATGTAATCCCGGGACAACAAATTGTTACCAAGCGCAGATTTGTTGCTCTGCGTTTGGGTTGCTTTGAA GTGCCCAAAGAATTGCGCCAAATTTGTTTGACTAGTGAACGGCGACAAGAGATGATCAAGGCCATCGAGCAGCACTATTCATTCCTCACGGAACCCCTAAGCATTAAAACCTATATGCACCGTTTCAGATTGCTCCTACACCTCGAGGAGATCGAGTGCTTCGTCAACTTTCGCAACTACGACAGAGACCGAGCACACTTTCTGCGTGACGGAGAGTTCCTCACGCTGCAGATCGAGAATCTAGCCGAGCGTCGACCGTCGCTGGTCATTGGCGATACACTGCGAGTCATTAATCCCTGGTCGGATCCCGATTCCCAGACCACCAAGTCATACGAGGGCATTATCCATAAGGTGCTCTTCGATCGCATTTTACTCAAATTCCATTCCAGTTTCCAGGAGAAATATAATGGCGAGGACTATCGACTAGAGTTCTATTTCTCACGCTACAGTTTTCGCAAGCAACACCATGCCATCTCCAAAATTGTAGGAGTAATGGGCGAGGATTTCTTGTTTCCCAGCAAAGTAACCAAGCGCGAGAATCCCCAGCTGGATGTTTATATGAAGGATGACGACATGTACTTGTACGATTCGAAATTAGAGTGGTATAATCAGTCGCTTAATTCCATCCAAAAACGTGCTGTTTTCAATATACTGCGCGGTGAAGCGGAGAACATTCCTTATGTGCTGTTTGGGCCTCCGGGCAGTGGAAAAACAATGACACTTATTGAGACACTACTCCAGTTGGTTAGGAATCTGCCTGGTGCCCGAATCTTGGTGGGAACGCCGTCGAACAGCTCAGCGGATTTGGTGACAAAGAGGCTCATCGATAGCAAAGCTTTGCTCCAGGGAGATTTCATTCGCCTCGTTTCGTACAATCAAGTGGAGAAAGACTTGATTCCTCCGGAAATAATGAGCTACTGCGCCACAAGTGATGTCGGTGCTGTGGGCAGTTGCGAGGACAAA ATGATGGTCACCGAATCGGGATTGAAGCTTCGCTGTCAAGCTAAGTTTATAGGTACTCATCGCATTACCATCTCCACCTGCACTACTTTGGGAAACTTTTTACAATTGGGGTTTCCAGCGGGCCATTTCACTCACGTGCTGTTCGATGAAGCTGGTCAATGCACCGAACCAGAAACAATGGTACCCATTGTAATGCTAACGAAGAAACGCTCTCAAGTTGTTCTCTCAGGTGATCCTCGCCAGCTGCAGTCTATTGTCACCAGTCGAATTGCCTCGAAAATGGGATTTTCCATATCCTTTCTGGAGAGATTGCTGGAACGGTCGCCGTATCGAAAAGATCTTCAGCGATTTCCCGAAAGCTCCGGCTACAATCCACTAGTGCTAACCAAATTGTTGTACAATTACCGAGCATTACCGTCGATTATGAGCATTTATAGCAGGCTATTCTACGATGACGAACTGATCCCAGTTCTTTCCGAAAAGGATTCAAGGGAATCTCGCCTACTAAGTAAACTGCGGTGTGTATTTGAGTCAGAAAAGGATATCCCTCAAGCGCACGGCACGTTCTTTTACGGAATCATTGGCGAAAACAGGCAAAATAACGATTCCCCTTCCTGGTTCAATCCCCAAGAGGTCAGGGAGGTGTTCCTAATGACCATCGCCCTGTACCGTGCCAATGTGACTGCCGATCAGATCGGTATAATCACGCCCTATCAGAAGCAGGTGAAGATGCTTCGGAGTATGTTCATTGGCACCGACGTGGTCATGCCGAAGATTGGATCCGTCGAGGAGTTTCAGGGACAG GAACGAGACATTATACTAATATCCACGGTGCGTTCATCAGAAGAGATCCTGCGCATGGATGCCCGCTTCTCCTTGGGATTCGTGCGTTGCAGCAAGCGACTTAACGTGGCCGTTTCCCGAGCACGTGCCATGATGATCATCTTCGGGAATCCCCATCTTCTGGCCGTCGACGAATGCTGGCGCCAGCTAATCCTGTTCTGTGTCAAAAATAACGCCTATTTTGGCTGTGATCTGCCTCAAATGGTGATAAATCAGAAAGATGAGGTCCCCGTTTGCTTGGAAACATTCGTGCCTTCACTGAATACTACAGATGATTTGAACTAA
- the CycJ gene encoding cyclin J, isoform A, whose amino-acid sequence MEQKVAAEQNIFVVDRKLKKTCPQADVERLAKTHWLTDYARDIFLTMREQELSRRPLFYLSPQLNERRRMLQLLKLATSAHKLSRCALHLAVYYMDRFVDYYKIRPDKLLLVAITCLHIAAQIENTDAFIPRYSEMNRLVKNAYTAFEYKAVERKILCFLNFELIRPTTASFVELFACSFLTRSDFKNYIEMLDEYERNHHTQPYQRYISFEEMLSILAQLLLRMADYTLYISRFANDLPSLLAAACIAAVRQVSGVRRWSEYLVGLTSYTEANVEPYMNVLTDYYYYHVIQTDYGSPSVQTNQSLASPDSGFEESFTENTNLVVSDEVVTVETYNIITVQLQDPSPHSSTFLPKEQTNLKRSRFEDDTENQHPLKHAKVESVAKD is encoded by the exons ATGGAGCAGAAAGTGGCTGCCGAGCAGAACATCTTCGTCGTCGACCGcaaattgaagaaaacttgCCCGCAAGCAGATGTCGAG CGCCTGGCTAAGACGCACTGGCTCACCGACTATGCCCGGGATATATTTTTGACCATGAGGGAGCAAGAACTCAGCCGTCGGCCTTTGTTTTACCTTTCGCCGCAGCTGAACGAGCGCCGAAGAATGCTGCAGTTGCTCAAACTGGCGACCAGCGCCCACAAGCTTAGTCGCTGTGCTTTGCACCTGG CCGTCTACTATATGGATCGCTTTGTTGATTACTACAAAATCCGTCCGGACAAATTGCTCCTGGTGGCCATCACTTGTCTTCATATAGCTGCGCAGATCGAAAACACGGATGCGTTTATTCCGCGCTACAGCGAAATGAACCGATTGGTCAAGAACGCCTATACGGCATTCGAGTACAAGGCTGTGGAAAGGAAGATCCTGTGCTTCCTGAACTTCGAGCTAATACGTCCCACCACCGCCAGTTTTGTGGAGCTCTTCGCCTGCAGTTTTCTCACTCGCTCCGATTTCAAGAACTACATCGAGATGTTGGATGAGTACGAGCGGAACCATCACACCCAGCCGTACCAGCGATATATAAGCTTCGAAGAGATGCTGTCCATTTTGGCGCAGTTGCTCCTTCGCATGGCGGATTATACATTGTACA TTTCCAGATTTGCCAACGATCTGCCATCCCTTTTGGCTGCCGCCTGCATTGCTGCAGTTCGCCAGGTCAGCGGGGTCAGGCGCTGGTCGGAGTACCTAGTTGGACTGACCTCCTATACTGAGGCGAATGTCGAGCCGTACATGAACGTTCTGACCgactattattattaccatgtTATTCAGACCGACTACGGTAGTCCCTCTGTTCAGACCAACCAGAGTTTAGCCAGTCCCGATTCCGGATTCGAGGAGTCCTTCACTGAGAACACAAACCTGGTGGTCTCCGATGAAGTGGTCACAGTAGAGACCTACAACATAATTACCGTGCAGCTGCAGGATCCATCTCCACATTCATCGACTTTCCTTCCCAAAGAGCAAACGAATTTGAAGCGATCGCGCTTTGAAGACGATACCGAAAACCAGCACCCATTGAAACACGCCAAAGTGGAGAGTGTAGCCAAAGATTAG
- the CycJ gene encoding cyclin J, isoform B, whose translation MEQKVAAEQNIFVVDRKLKKTCPQADVERLAKTHWLTDYARDIFLTMREQELSRRPLFYLSPQLNERRRMLQLLKLATSAHKLSRCALHLAVYYMDRFVDYYKIRPDKLLLVAITCLHIAAQIENTDAFIPRYSEMNRLVKNAYTAFEYKAVERKILCFLNFELIRPTTASFVELFACSFLTRSDFKNYIEMLDEYERNHHTQPYQRYISFEEMLSILAQLLLRMADYTLYNLPTICHPFWLPPALLQFARSAGSGAGRST comes from the exons ATGGAGCAGAAAGTGGCTGCCGAGCAGAACATCTTCGTCGTCGACCGcaaattgaagaaaacttgCCCGCAAGCAGATGTCGAG CGCCTGGCTAAGACGCACTGGCTCACCGACTATGCCCGGGATATATTTTTGACCATGAGGGAGCAAGAACTCAGCCGTCGGCCTTTGTTTTACCTTTCGCCGCAGCTGAACGAGCGCCGAAGAATGCTGCAGTTGCTCAAACTGGCGACCAGCGCCCACAAGCTTAGTCGCTGTGCTTTGCACCTGG CCGTCTACTATATGGATCGCTTTGTTGATTACTACAAAATCCGTCCGGACAAATTGCTCCTGGTGGCCATCACTTGTCTTCATATAGCTGCGCAGATCGAAAACACGGATGCGTTTATTCCGCGCTACAGCGAAATGAACCGATTGGTCAAGAACGCCTATACGGCATTCGAGTACAAGGCTGTGGAAAGGAAGATCCTGTGCTTCCTGAACTTCGAGCTAATACGTCCCACCACCGCCAGTTTTGTGGAGCTCTTCGCCTGCAGTTTTCTCACTCGCTCCGATTTCAAGAACTACATCGAGATGTTGGATGAGTACGAGCGGAACCATCACACCCAGCCGTACCAGCGATATATAAGCTTCGAAGAGATGCTGTCCATTTTGGCGCAGTTGCTCCTTCGCATGGCGGATTATACATTGTACA ATTTGCCAACGATCTGCCATCCCTTTTGGCTGCCGCCTGCATTGCTGCAGTTCGCCAGGTCAGCGGGGTCAGGCGCTGGTCGGAGTACCTAG
- the CG14971 gene encoding uncharacterized protein: protein MVAAKYERLNTSGEAAGNGNGNASDAEDEEIELHLAQKTQLGNGHRLRQSNFKYASGKCGSGEAPCTNETATLAQENMMMQMAVGTLAIIFLYLALSISLTFYQTDINRQMPFPLAIVTYHLVVKFLLAAAARRIYRMRVGRSRVQLDWRLALRKMAPTGVASAIDIGFSNWGLALVPISLYTMTKSSTIVFILLFAIAFGLEKKSWYLVSIVGLIGTGLLMFTYKSTDFNALGFFFILFASLSSGLRWSFAQFIMQKSKLGLHNPIDMIYYMQPWMIASLVPLVIGIEGAGLIAVIEDLHNHTSNEITWAIARISAGALLAFLMEFSEFLVLCKTSSLTLSIAGIFKDICQLALAVTIRKDHLSVINYIGLIICLAGIVCHLLHKYSNMKEMQRQQELQLDNDQEESSPGEYKFNDGSAIVGVHVKSHSTLTVPLLEQTDSEDESGASNKQNASDVIFDVLKRRDMQR, encoded by the exons ATGGTGGCGGCCAAGTACGAGCGGCTGAATACCAGTGGTGAGGCGGCCGGGAACGGAAATGGGAATGCCAGCGATGCAGAAGACGAGGAGATCGAACTCCATTTGGCGCAGAAGACGCAGCTGGGTAATGGCCATCGGTTGCGCCAGAGCAACTTCAAGTACGCCAGCGGAAAGTGCGGATCCGGAGAGGCGCCGTGCACCAACGAAACGGCCACGTTGGCCCAGGAGAACATGATGATGCAAATGGCCGTGGGTACGCTGGCCATTATCTTCCTGTATCTGGCATTATCCATATCGCTGACATTCTACCAAACGGACATCAACCGGCAGATGCCCTTTCCCCTGGCCATCGTAACCTATCATTTGGTTGTGAAGTTCCTTCTGGCCGCCGCGGCGCGCAGAATCTACAGGATGCGAGTGGGCCGATCGCGGGTTCAGTTGGATTGGAGGCTCGCCCTGCGGAAAATGGCACCCACGGGAGTTGCCAGTGCCATCGACATTGGATTCTCCAACTGGGGCCTGGCCCTGGTGCCCATTTCCCTCTACACCATGACCAAGTCCTCGACCATTGTTTTTATCCTGCTGTTCGCCATCGCTTTTGGACTGGAGAAGAAG AGCTGGTATCTGGTCTCGATTGTGGGCCTGATAGGCACTGGCCTTCTGATGTTCACCTACAAGTCAACGGACTTCAATGCCCTTGGTTTCTTCTTCATCCTTTTCGCCTCGCTGAGCAGCGGACTGCGATGGAGTTTCGCGCAGTTCATAATGCAGAAATCGAAGCTAGGCTTGCACAATCCCATCGATATGATATATTACATGCAGCCGTGGATGATTGCCTCGCTGGTGCCCCTCGTAATTGGAATCGAAG GTGCCGGGCTCATCGCGGTAATAGAAGATCTGCACAACCACACTTCGAATGAGATAACTTGGGCCATTGCGAGGATATCAGCGGGCGCTTTGCTGGCTTTTCTCATGGAGTTCAGCGAATTCTTGGTGCTCTGCAAGACCTCCAGTCTGACGCTCTCGATAGCCGGCATTTTCAAGGATATCTGCCAGTTGGCACTAGCCGTGACTATCAGAAAAGACCACCTGAGTGTCATCAACTACATTGGCTTGATCATTTGCCTGGCTGGTATCGTTTGCCACCTACTGCACAAGTACTCCAATATGAAGGAGatgcagcggcagcaggagTTGCAGCTCGATAACGACCAGGAGGAGTCGTCGCCAGGGGAGTACAAATTCAACGATGGCAGTGCCATTGTGGGTGTCCATGTGAAGTCGCACTCCACGCTGACGGTGCCATTGCTGGAGCAAACCGACTCGGAGGACGAGTCTGGTGCAAGCAACAAACAGAACGCCTCCGATGTGATCTTCGACGTGCTGAAGCGACGCGACATGCAGCGATGA
- the CG32267 gene encoding uncharacterized protein — protein sequence MFRLQQSQPDPAEEQKRVAAEVRFNFILFGAVIAAVRLAPIVLKHLNTA from the exons ATGTTCCGCCTGCAGCAGTCACAACCCGATCCCGCCGAGGAGCAGAAGCGCGTGGCAGCCGAAGTCCGCTTCAATTTCATCCTATTTGGAGCCGTAATAGCCGCTGTTCGCTTGG CTCCCATAGTCCTGAAGCATTTAAATACGGCGTAG